Proteins co-encoded in one Aminivibrio pyruvatiphilus genomic window:
- a CDS encoding aspartate/glutamate racemase family protein, with translation MTKQRIGLIRVLTTPDEKLLNLHGELVMQYFPCFDVVSRCIPDQPEGIHDGETERIAVPKVLALAKEMEREGMDAVIVSCAGDPAVEEASRSLRIPVIGAGRAAASAALITGLPVGVLGITKIVPEAMSRILGKNLAADAVPEGVESTLDLMKPEGMQALVAAGRLLAGRGARMLVLACTGMSTIGAAGILREKTGMPVIDPVRAQAAAAWTVLG, from the coding sequence ATGACAAAACAACGGATCGGCCTCATCCGCGTGCTGACCACGCCGGATGAAAAGCTCCTGAACCTTCACGGCGAGCTCGTTATGCAGTATTTCCCCTGCTTCGACGTGGTTTCCCGCTGCATCCCCGACCAGCCCGAAGGAATTCACGACGGGGAGACGGAGCGGATCGCCGTCCCCAAGGTGCTCGCCCTCGCGAAGGAAATGGAGCGGGAAGGGATGGATGCGGTCATCGTGAGCTGTGCAGGCGACCCGGCGGTGGAGGAGGCCTCCCGGTCCCTCCGGATTCCCGTCATCGGCGCAGGAAGGGCGGCCGCATCGGCCGCCCTGATCACCGGCCTGCCGGTGGGCGTTCTTGGCATTACGAAGATTGTGCCGGAGGCCATGAGCCGCATTCTGGGAAAAAACCTCGCGGCGGATGCGGTGCCCGAAGGGGTGGAGTCCACGCTGGACCTTATGAAGCCCGAAGGCATGCAGGCTTTGGTCGCCGCAGGCCGGTTACTTGCCGGAAGGGGAGCGAGGATGCTCGTTCTTGCCTGCACCGGCATGTCCACCATCGGGGCGGCCGGGATCCTCAGGGAAAAAACCGGCATGCCCGTCATCGATCCCGTGAGGGCCCAGGCCGCTGCGGCGTGGACCGTCCTGGGCTGA
- a CDS encoding OPT/YSL family transporter: MESTEKRQHVKALEKETLILSLLVSALSAVICMQIISRIGITPNTSIIGALIAMSLARMPFQAMHKFRSLDRQNLVQTMTSGAGFAAANCTLLAVAIFYAYGDLSLVIPMLLGSGLATLIGMHLVYRLFDSELFPATGTWPPGIATAQALIAGDEGGRKGKHLLLGVFLGALGSSKLFTFPALGIAGLPMAGVGIAFIANVYAMLALAIGLLVRGYFHHIAPWAGPILAGIGFENVTDLGKTYIPHGVMIGAGAISLVQAMVIIFRHRKPSAPAGEEAAEQYTVSPETVKKTLSAHIVLFALGAVVLAVMSGIWTEMPMEKLVIWVLWCTFSAIVAPILVGLSAMHSGWFPGFAVTIIFLSLGVFMGFPPHALILLTGYVASTGPCFADMGYDLKTGWIVRGRGSDPAYEMDGRRQQVISELIGAFIAVGVTALLMNMHFKLDMVPPVSKVFAATVKAGLNPEILRQLVIASVFGAALQFAGGAKKALGILFATGLLIRNPIYGVGLLVALLIRLPLEKNFKPELEIYGGGLVAGDGIYGFVNALIRSFL, encoded by the coding sequence ATGGAAAGCACGGAAAAAAGGCAGCATGTGAAGGCCCTTGAAAAGGAAACGCTCATCTTGAGCCTTCTGGTTTCTGCGCTCTCGGCGGTCATCTGCATGCAGATAATCTCCAGAATAGGGATCACGCCGAATACCTCCATCATCGGAGCCCTTATCGCCATGTCTCTTGCCAGGATGCCTTTCCAGGCCATGCACAAGTTCCGGTCCCTGGACCGCCAGAACCTTGTCCAGACCATGACGTCCGGAGCAGGCTTCGCGGCTGCGAACTGCACCCTCCTCGCCGTGGCCATCTTTTACGCCTACGGCGACCTGAGCCTCGTCATACCCATGCTCCTCGGGTCGGGCCTTGCCACGCTCATCGGCATGCACCTCGTGTACCGCCTCTTCGACTCGGAACTCTTTCCCGCCACGGGCACCTGGCCTCCGGGCATCGCCACCGCCCAGGCCCTCATCGCGGGGGATGAAGGCGGCAGAAAGGGGAAGCACCTTCTTCTCGGCGTCTTCCTCGGCGCCCTCGGCAGCAGCAAGCTCTTCACCTTCCCGGCGCTGGGCATAGCGGGCCTTCCCATGGCGGGTGTCGGCATAGCCTTCATAGCCAACGTCTACGCCATGCTGGCCCTGGCCATCGGCCTCCTGGTCCGGGGATATTTTCACCATATCGCTCCCTGGGCCGGACCCATTCTTGCGGGCATCGGCTTTGAAAACGTCACCGACCTCGGCAAGACCTACATTCCCCACGGCGTCATGATCGGCGCCGGAGCCATCTCCCTGGTCCAGGCCATGGTGATTATTTTCCGGCACAGGAAGCCGTCCGCTCCTGCGGGGGAAGAGGCCGCCGAACAGTACACCGTTTCGCCCGAAACGGTGAAAAAGACCCTGTCCGCCCACATCGTCCTCTTCGCCCTCGGCGCGGTGGTGCTGGCGGTCATGAGCGGAATCTGGACCGAAATGCCCATGGAGAAGCTCGTGATCTGGGTACTGTGGTGCACCTTCTCGGCCATCGTCGCGCCCATCCTCGTGGGCCTTTCCGCCATGCACTCCGGATGGTTCCCCGGATTCGCCGTGACGATCATCTTCCTGAGCCTCGGCGTGTTCATGGGGTTCCCTCCCCACGCCCTGATCCTTCTCACCGGGTATGTGGCCAGCACGGGCCCCTGTTTCGCCGATATGGGCTATGACCTCAAGACCGGCTGGATCGTCCGGGGCAGGGGAAGCGACCCCGCATACGAAATGGACGGACGGCGGCAGCAGGTCATCTCCGAGCTGATCGGCGCCTTCATCGCCGTGGGCGTGACGGCCCTCCTGATGAACATGCACTTCAAGCTCGACATGGTACCCCCGGTCAGCAAGGTCTTCGCCGCCACGGTCAAGGCGGGGCTGAACCCGGAAATTCTCAGGCAGCTCGTCATCGCCAGCGTCTTCGGCGCGGCACTGCAGTTCGCGGGTGGGGCGAAAAAAGCCCTGGGGATCCTCTTCGCCACGGGGCTGCTCATCCGCAACCCCATTTACGGCGTCGGTCTCCTGGTGGCCCTTCTCATCAGGCTTCCCCTTGAAAAGAACTTCAAGCCGGAGCTTGAGATCTACGGCGGCGGCCTCGTGGCGGGCGACGGCATTTACGGGTTCGTGAACGCCCTCATAAGGAGCTTCCTGTAA
- a CDS encoding NAD(P)-dependent oxidoreductase, whose product MLILISDAFDPSLPERLSVFGEVTEDRNRLAEADAVLVRSKTKCTREYIDGAPNLKLIIRGGVGTDNIDTAYALGKGIVVKNTPKASAISVAEVAFALMISVPNQLVTAHVAMTEGRWLKNEIRRTELFGKTLCLVGMGNIAREMALRARAFGMKTIACRKSGLPSDFAEVRGSLKEAFSEADYISLHVPLTDETRNMINRESISWMKDGVAIINTARGKCVVEEDLAAALESGKVGAYASDVWFSDPPSPDCPLLKAPNVTMTPHIGANSEENLLRISDEVCELIHHFVKGDLKG is encoded by the coding sequence ATGCTGATTTTGATTTCCGATGCTTTTGATCCCAGCCTGCCTGAAAGACTTTCGGTCTTCGGAGAAGTGACGGAAGACAGGAATCGCCTTGCGGAAGCGGATGCCGTTCTGGTCCGGAGCAAGACGAAGTGCACCAGGGAGTATATCGACGGCGCTCCGAACCTGAAGCTGATCATCCGGGGAGGGGTGGGCACCGACAACATCGATACAGCCTATGCCCTCGGGAAGGGCATTGTCGTTAAAAACACGCCGAAGGCTTCCGCCATTTCCGTGGCCGAGGTCGCCTTCGCCCTGATGATTTCGGTCCCGAACCAGCTGGTCACGGCGCACGTCGCCATGACCGAGGGTCGGTGGCTGAAGAACGAGATAAGGAGAACCGAGCTGTTCGGAAAAACCCTGTGCCTGGTGGGCATGGGCAACATCGCCCGGGAGATGGCCCTCAGGGCCAGGGCCTTCGGGATGAAAACCATCGCCTGCAGAAAATCGGGGCTTCCGAGCGATTTCGCGGAAGTGCGGGGCTCCCTGAAGGAGGCCTTTTCCGAGGCGGACTACATTTCCCTCCACGTTCCCCTGACGGACGAAACACGGAACATGATCAACCGGGAAAGCATCTCCTGGATGAAGGACGGCGTTGCAATAATCAATACGGCGAGGGGAAAGTGCGTGGTCGAGGAAGACCTGGCGGCTGCCCTGGAGAGCGGCAAGGTAGGGGCCTATGCCTCTGATGTCTGGTTCTCCGATCCCCCTTCCCCGGACTGCCCCCTGCTGAAGGCGCCCAACGTGACCATGACCCCCCACATAGGGGCGAACAGCGAGGAGAACCTGCTTCGAATCAGCGATGAAGTCTGTGAACTGATACATCATTTCGTCAAAGGAGACCTGAAAGGATGA
- the serC gene encoding 3-phosphoserine/phosphohydroxythreonine transaminase — translation MRKFNFSAGPAVLPLPVLEEVRDTLVDYRGNGLSLLECSHRSKMYEDVHNETISLFQELLGLPESHKVIFLGGGATLQFSMVPMNFLTPGKACDMVVSGAWAKKALSDAKKIGDVKVVFDGAETKYTTLPKSDTIYNPDAAYVHITSNETIGGLQWKTFPDTGDVPLIADMSSDIMSTPLPVEKFSMIYAGAQKNLGPSGVAVAVIHEKLLERCPKSLTAYLNYGIHSEKNSLYNTPPVFSIYIMMLVLRWVKAQGGVAKMSELSSQKAGAIYREIDSSGGFYSCPVEKESRSVMNVIFRLPSEELDKKFLKEAEALDMIGLKGYRDVGGCRASLYNAMPLEGALTLAGFMKDFAAANG, via the coding sequence ATGAGAAAATTTAATTTTTCGGCCGGCCCGGCGGTTCTGCCCCTGCCGGTGCTGGAGGAAGTAAGGGATACGCTGGTTGACTACAGGGGGAACGGCTTGTCCCTCCTCGAGTGCAGCCACAGAAGCAAAATGTACGAAGACGTGCACAACGAGACGATTTCCCTGTTTCAGGAACTGCTCGGCCTGCCCGAGAGCCACAAGGTCATTTTCCTGGGGGGCGGCGCAACGCTCCAGTTCTCCATGGTCCCCATGAACTTCCTGACGCCCGGGAAGGCCTGCGACATGGTGGTCAGCGGCGCGTGGGCGAAAAAGGCCCTTTCCGACGCCAAAAAGATCGGCGACGTGAAGGTGGTCTTCGACGGCGCCGAAACGAAGTACACCACCCTTCCGAAATCCGATACCATCTACAACCCGGACGCGGCCTACGTCCACATCACGTCGAACGAGACCATCGGGGGCCTGCAGTGGAAGACCTTCCCCGACACGGGCGACGTTCCCCTGATAGCGGACATGTCGAGCGACATCATGAGCACCCCCCTTCCCGTGGAGAAATTCAGCATGATCTACGCGGGCGCGCAGAAGAACCTGGGCCCTTCGGGAGTCGCCGTGGCAGTCATCCACGAGAAGCTCCTCGAACGGTGCCCCAAGTCGCTGACCGCCTATCTGAACTACGGCATCCACTCCGAGAAGAATTCGCTCTACAACACTCCCCCCGTGTTCTCCATCTACATCATGATGCTTGTCCTGAGATGGGTGAAGGCCCAGGGCGGGGTGGCGAAGATGAGCGAGCTTTCGTCCCAAAAGGCGGGGGCCATTTACCGGGAGATTGATTCCAGCGGGGGCTTCTATTCCTGCCCCGTGGAGAAGGAGAGCCGTTCCGTGATGAACGTCATTTTCCGCCTGCCCTCCGAGGAACTGGACAAGAAATTCCTGAAGGAGGCGGAGGCACTGGATATGATCGGGCTGAAGGGGTACCGTGATGTGGGAGGATGCAGGGCATCCCTCTACAACGCCATGCCCCTGGAAGGAGCCCTGACCCTGGCCGGCTTCATGAAGGACTTCGCGGCGGCCAACGGGTAA
- a CDS encoding TAXI family TRAP transporter solute-binding subunit, with protein sequence MKKAILVLMMFLFCVTSVAATSGEALASASYLMATSSATGNYYRFGSVLAQIISAKAGVSITVTSSGGSIENARLLGSGENEFALIQTDVNHYALTGTEQFAGKPIRGFSAITALYPEMVQIVVSKKSGIQSVLDMKGKRICVGAAGSGYEVAARQVLLAHGMTYDDIDERFLSASEGKNALQDGQIDAFFMCSGYPNSNVVELGLTGGIDVISIAPEYVKKLTEMYPFYSPYTTPDDDQYKIGHTVDSVSVMAMLVARDDVPEDVIYNVTKVLYENLDEIRLLNSRGNYMTLEGAFRGIGGNVHPGAARFYREKGMTVPSKDL encoded by the coding sequence ATGAAAAAAGCGATCCTGGTTCTCATGATGTTTCTTTTCTGCGTAACGTCTGTTGCGGCAACGAGCGGCGAGGCCCTCGCCTCGGCATCGTATCTCATGGCCACAAGCAGCGCCACGGGCAACTATTACCGGTTCGGCAGCGTCCTTGCCCAGATCATCAGTGCGAAGGCCGGAGTGAGCATCACCGTCACGTCCAGCGGCGGCTCCATCGAAAACGCGCGGCTCCTTGGAAGCGGGGAGAACGAGTTCGCCCTCATCCAGACCGACGTGAACCACTATGCGCTGACGGGAACCGAGCAGTTCGCCGGCAAGCCGATCAGGGGCTTTTCGGCCATCACCGCCCTGTACCCCGAGATGGTGCAGATCGTGGTTTCCAAGAAGAGCGGCATCCAGAGCGTTCTTGACATGAAGGGCAAGAGGATCTGCGTCGGCGCCGCGGGAAGCGGCTACGAAGTGGCGGCCCGCCAGGTGCTGCTGGCCCACGGCATGACCTACGACGACATCGACGAGCGCTTCCTTTCCGCTTCCGAGGGCAAGAACGCCCTTCAGGACGGCCAGATCGACGCGTTCTTCATGTGCTCGGGCTATCCGAACTCCAACGTGGTGGAACTGGGCCTCACCGGCGGCATCGACGTGATCAGCATCGCCCCGGAGTATGTGAAGAAGCTCACGGAGATGTACCCCTTCTACTCTCCCTACACCACTCCCGATGACGACCAGTACAAGATCGGCCACACCGTGGACAGCGTGTCCGTCATGGCCATGCTCGTGGCCCGGGACGACGTTCCGGAAGATGTGATCTATAACGTCACAAAGGTGCTCTATGAGAATCTCGACGAGATCAGGCTGCTGAACAGCAGAGGGAACTACATGACCCTCGAGGGAGCCTTCAGGGGCATCGGCGGCAACGTCCATCCGGGAGCGGCCCGCTTCTACAGGGAAAAAGGGATGACCGTGCCCTCCAAGGACCTGTAA
- a CDS encoding TRAP transporter permease, producing MGLNFFKNRDTVLENVDLSEIDRESKFKHFRGRQEILLTILLTAFSCFQLYASITNRFPQQIVRYSHLGFAICLAYIMYPATSKTDRSRHSIFDLVLAALFAAVTFYFLYNYKDLQLRAGAYTQLDVIMAGIGILFVLFACWRVVGPPIVCVASFFIIYGFIGPYLPGFLHHRGYSVQRVITHLFITTEGIIGNPLGVSSTFIFLFIFFGACLEKTGIGKFFIEAATSASGWAAGGPAKVAVLTSALTGTISGSSVSNTVSTGSFTIPMMKKLGYKAEFAAAVEAAASTGGQIMPPVMGSAAFLIADAIGVPYPTLMKHALIPAMLYFTGIWVMVHFEAKKSGLRGLPRDQLPPLWPLIRDQGHLMLPLAAIIYFMLSGFTITRSALWGICVAAFIPYLRRGTFVPFRQILTALPAAAKSIVSVATACGTAGIIVGMVTLTGLGQRIGAGMFELVGGSLILGLMVAMLTSLILGMGVSTTSNYIITSTIAAPILIRMGVPVLASHLFCFYFGIIADITPPVALAAYAGSAIAKSNPFKTGVIASKIAIGAFIIPYMFAFNPKMIMINGNFWEALPMIVTAVIGMIGIGGGLTGYLDGPVNSFWRILMIIGGFMLIIPDFGTDIIGAGIIFGILLLHRLYIYPKTGSK from the coding sequence ATGGGTCTGAATTTTTTCAAGAACCGCGATACAGTGCTCGAGAACGTCGACCTCTCCGAAATTGACAGGGAGTCGAAATTCAAGCATTTCAGGGGAAGGCAGGAAATCCTTCTCACGATTCTTCTGACGGCCTTTTCATGCTTTCAGCTCTACGCTTCCATCACAAACCGATTTCCCCAGCAGATCGTCCGCTACTCTCACCTGGGCTTCGCCATATGCCTTGCCTATATCATGTACCCGGCCACGTCGAAGACGGACCGGAGCAGGCACAGCATTTTCGACCTGGTCCTGGCGGCGCTTTTCGCCGCGGTGACCTTCTATTTTCTTTACAACTACAAGGACCTCCAGCTCCGGGCAGGGGCGTACACCCAGCTTGACGTGATCATGGCAGGCATCGGCATTCTCTTCGTCCTCTTCGCCTGCTGGCGCGTCGTCGGGCCTCCCATCGTCTGCGTCGCTTCGTTCTTTATCATTTACGGATTTATCGGCCCCTATCTCCCGGGCTTCCTTCACCACAGGGGATACTCCGTCCAGCGGGTCATCACCCACTTGTTCATCACCACCGAGGGAATCATCGGGAACCCCCTCGGAGTGAGCTCCACGTTCATTTTCCTGTTCATCTTCTTCGGAGCCTGTCTCGAGAAAACGGGTATCGGCAAGTTTTTCATCGAGGCGGCCACCAGCGCGTCCGGCTGGGCGGCTGGAGGTCCGGCGAAAGTGGCCGTTCTCACCTCGGCCCTCACCGGTACTATAAGCGGATCCTCGGTTTCCAACACGGTAAGCACCGGGAGCTTCACCATCCCCATGATGAAAAAACTGGGTTACAAGGCAGAATTCGCGGCAGCCGTTGAAGCCGCCGCGTCCACGGGAGGGCAGATCATGCCGCCCGTCATGGGGTCCGCGGCATTCCTCATCGCCGACGCCATAGGCGTGCCCTACCCCACCCTCATGAAGCACGCTCTCATCCCGGCAATGCTGTATTTTACCGGCATTTGGGTCATGGTCCATTTCGAGGCCAAAAAGAGCGGGCTCCGGGGGCTGCCCCGGGACCAGCTTCCCCCTCTGTGGCCCCTCATCCGGGACCAGGGTCACCTCATGCTTCCCCTCGCGGCCATCATCTACTTCATGCTGAGCGGCTTCACCATCACGCGGAGCGCCCTGTGGGGCATCTGCGTCGCCGCCTTCATCCCGTACCTGCGAAGGGGAACCTTCGTTCCCTTCAGGCAGATACTCACCGCCCTGCCGGCGGCGGCGAAATCCATCGTCAGCGTCGCCACTGCCTGCGGCACCGCGGGCATCATCGTGGGAATGGTGACCCTTACGGGGCTGGGGCAGAGAATCGGCGCCGGCATGTTCGAGCTTGTGGGCGGTTCGCTGATCCTGGGGCTCATGGTGGCCATGCTGACGTCGCTGATCCTGGGTATGGGGGTTTCGACCACGTCCAACTACATCATCACGAGCACCATCGCCGCGCCGATTCTTATCCGGATGGGCGTTCCCGTTCTGGCGAGCCATCTCTTCTGCTTTTACTTCGGCATCATCGCCGACATCACTCCTCCCGTGGCCCTCGCGGCCTACGCGGGGTCGGCGATAGCGAAGAGCAATCCCTTCAAGACCGGGGTGATCGCGTCAAAGATCGCCATAGGGGCTTTCATAATCCCCTACATGTTCGCCTTCAACCCGAAAATGATCATGATCAACGGGAATTTCTGGGAGGCCCTTCCCATGATCGTAACGGCGGTCATAGGAATGATCGGCATCGGTGGCGGGCTGACCGGCTATCTCGACGGCCCGGTGAACAGCTTCTGGAGAATTCTGATGATCATAGGCGGTTTTATGCTGATAATTCCGGATTTCGGAACCGACATCATCGGCGCGGGCATCATATTCGGCATCCTTCTGCTTCACCGCCTGTACATCTACCCGAAGACAGGAAGCAAATAA